Part of the Chitinophagaceae bacterium genome, TTAAAAAGTACATATATTTATATGATGTTCAAATATTTAATTTTTAGAACTCCCCATAAGAGAGATTCATACAATAAACTAAAAAAATGAAAGCACGTAAGTTTTTTTTATTTCTCATAATTATTGTTTTTGTGGCGTTTGATAGAAAAGATAATTACAATAAAAAGGAATTATTTTTGTGGGAGAATGCAAATGTTTATTTTTTACTTACAGATAGATTCTCTAATGGTGATGCATCTCAAGATGTAAATTATGAAAGAACTCTTCCTACTGCACCGTTACGAGGTTTTATGGGAGGGGATATAAAAGGTGTTTTACAAAAATTAAAAGAAGGGTATTTTAAGGACTTGGGAGTGACAGCTTTGTGGTTGTCTCCTATTTTTGAACAAAACAAAGGTATAGTAGATGAAGGTTGGGGAGATAATTATGGATTTCATGGATATTGGATACAAGATTGGACACATCTTGATAAAAATTTTGGCACCCTTGAAGATTTAAAAAAATTGGTAAAGGTTGCCCATGAAAATAAGATTCGCGTAGTATTAGATGTTGTTTTAAATCATACAGGTCCCGTAACAGATTCTGATAAAGTATGGGGTAATGAATGGGTCCGCACTTCTCCTCAGTGTGTTTATAAAGATTATCAATCCACAGTGAAGTGTACCTTAGTAAAAAATCTTCCTGACATAAAGACAGAAAGTGATTTACCCGTTGAATTACCTTTTTTTTTAACAGAAAAATGGAAAAAAGAAGGTGTTTATGAACAAGAGATGAAAGAATTAGATATATTTTTTCAAAAAACAAAATATCCTAAATTACCGCGATACTATATTATAAAATGGCTTACAGATTATATAAGAGAGCTAGGTATTGATGGTTTTCGTATAGATACTGCAAAACACGTAGAAGAATCTGTTTGGATAGAGCTTTATAAAGAGTGTGTCAAAGCTTTTTCGGAATGGAAAAGAAATAATC contains:
- a CDS encoding alpha-amylase family glycosyl hydrolase — protein: MKARKFFLFLIIIVFVAFDRKDNYNKKELFLWENANVYFLLTDRFSNGDASQDVNYERTLPTAPLRGFMGGDIKGVLQKLKEGYFKDLGVTALWLSPIFEQNKGIVDEGWGDNYGFHGYWIQDWTHLDKNFGTLEDLKKLVKVAHENKIRVVLDVVLNHTGPVTDSDKVWGNEWVRTSPQCVYKDYQSTVKCTLVKNLPDIKTESDLPVELPFFLTEKWKKEGVYEQEMKELDIFFQKTKYPKLPRYYIIKWLTDYIRELGIDGFRIDTAKHVEESVWIELYKECVKAFSEWKRNNPSLVLDENDFYMVGEVYGYGISGKRYYDFGNKQVDFFNHGFKSLINFEFKNDANSDYETLFTKYSQILSSDLQGKTVLNYISSHDDGQPFDKERKRCMEAGTKLLLTPGSVQIYYGDETGRNLNATEAKGDAVLRSFMNWDELSQNADKHGNTTQEILQHWQKLGTFRKKHPSVGAGIHKQISKSPYIFQRNYSSTDFEDRVLIGLDLPRREISLDISSIFPDVTQVRDHYSEKIFLVKDGKINVYTTKDIILLEKIE